In Micromonospora sp. WMMD980, the following are encoded in one genomic region:
- a CDS encoding bifunctional methylenetetrahydrofolate dehydrogenase/methenyltetrahydrofolate cyclohydrolase produces the protein MTATILDGKATAAEIKDELRARVKALAERGITPGLGTVLVGEDPGSQAYVNGKHRDCAEVGIASLRVALPADASQEQLDAALAELNADPACHGYIVQLPLPAHLDTQRALESIDPDKDADGLHPVNLGRLVLGYDAPLPCTPRGIVELLRRHDVPLRGANVAVVGRGNTVGRPLGLLLTRRSENATVTLCHTGTLDLASRTRAADVVIVAAGVPGLLTADMVTPGATVVDVGITRVIGDDGKGRYTGDVDPEVVEVAGKVVPMPGGVGPMTRAMLLTNVVERAERDA, from the coding sequence GTGACGGCGACGATCCTGGACGGCAAGGCCACGGCGGCGGAGATCAAGGACGAACTGCGGGCGCGGGTCAAGGCGCTCGCCGAACGCGGCATCACCCCGGGCCTCGGCACGGTCCTGGTCGGGGAGGACCCCGGCTCCCAGGCGTACGTCAACGGCAAGCACCGCGACTGCGCCGAGGTCGGCATCGCCTCGCTGCGGGTCGCGCTGCCCGCCGACGCCAGCCAGGAGCAGCTCGACGCGGCGCTGGCCGAGCTGAACGCCGATCCGGCCTGCCACGGCTACATCGTCCAGCTTCCGCTCCCGGCCCACCTGGACACCCAGCGGGCACTGGAGTCCATCGACCCGGACAAGGACGCCGACGGCCTGCACCCGGTCAACCTGGGTCGGCTCGTGCTCGGCTACGACGCCCCGCTGCCCTGCACGCCGCGCGGCATCGTCGAGCTGTTGCGCCGGCACGACGTGCCGCTGCGCGGTGCGAACGTCGCCGTGGTCGGCCGGGGCAACACGGTCGGCCGGCCGCTCGGCCTGCTGCTCACCCGGCGCAGCGAGAACGCCACCGTCACGCTCTGCCACACCGGCACCCTCGACCTCGCCTCGCGCACCCGCGCGGCCGACGTCGTGATCGTCGCCGCCGGGGTGCCCGGCCTGCTCACCGCCGACATGGTCACCCCCGGCGCGACGGTGGTGGACGTCGGCATCACCCGGGTGATCGGTGACGACGGCAAGGGGCGCTACACCGGCGACGTCGACCCGGAGGTGGTCGAGGTGGCCGGCAAGGTGGTGCCGATGCCGGGCGGCGTCGGCCCGATGACCCGGGCCATGCTGCTCACCAACGTGGTCGAGCGGGCCGAGCGGGACGCCTGA
- a CDS encoding ABC transporter permease, which produces MLRFILRRLLQMVLAFFGTTLIVYALMFAGQGDPIQALAGERPVTAAQRAYLTEKYHLDATGVGGFFYRYLNYLGGLLRGDLGQSLTGRQIGDILAAAWPVTVKLALIAMAVTVLVGVTAGVIAGIRRAGVFDHATLVLTLLVLGIPTIVLAPLAQYFLGVRWPIFPPTAGAQPSLWALLLPGIVLGSLSLATALRLTRTSVSENLRADYVRTARAKGLARRRVVGVHVLRNSLIPVVTFLGVELGNLMSGAIITEGVFNIPGVGFNLFRGIRTEDGPLVVGIVSVLVVVYLLSNLVVDVLYAVLDPRIRYE; this is translated from the coding sequence ATGCTCCGGTTCATCCTGCGGCGACTGCTCCAGATGGTCCTCGCCTTCTTCGGGACCACGCTGATCGTCTACGCGTTGATGTTCGCCGGGCAGGGCGACCCGATCCAGGCGCTCGCCGGGGAACGACCGGTCACCGCGGCCCAACGCGCCTACCTGACCGAGAAGTACCACCTGGACGCGACCGGCGTCGGCGGGTTCTTCTACCGCTACCTCAACTATCTCGGCGGCCTGCTCCGGGGCGACCTCGGCCAGTCGCTGACCGGCCGGCAGATCGGCGACATCCTCGCCGCCGCCTGGCCGGTCACCGTGAAGCTCGCCCTGATCGCGATGGCCGTGACCGTTCTCGTCGGGGTCACCGCCGGGGTGATCGCCGGGATCCGGCGAGCCGGCGTCTTCGACCACGCGACGCTCGTGCTCACGCTGCTGGTGCTCGGCATCCCGACCATCGTGCTGGCCCCGCTGGCGCAGTACTTCCTCGGCGTACGCTGGCCGATCTTCCCGCCCACCGCCGGCGCGCAGCCGTCGCTCTGGGCGCTGCTGCTGCCCGGCATCGTGCTCGGCTCACTGTCGCTGGCCACCGCGCTGCGGCTGACCCGGACGTCGGTGTCGGAGAACCTGCGCGCCGACTACGTGCGGACCGCCCGCGCGAAGGGTCTGGCCCGACGCCGCGTCGTCGGCGTGCACGTGCTGCGCAACTCGCTCATCCCGGTGGTCACGTTCCTCGGCGTCGAACTCGGCAACCTGATGAGCGGCGCGATCATCACCGAGGGCGTGTTCAACATCCCTGGCGTCGGCTTCAACCTGTTCCGCGGCATCCGCACCGAGGACGGCCCGCTGGTGGTCGGCATCGTCAGCGTGCTCGTCGTGGTCTACCTGCTGTCCAACCTGGTGGTGGACGTGCTCTACGCCGTACTCGACCCGAGGATCCGCTATGAGTGA
- the mdh gene encoding malate dehydrogenase, with protein sequence MGKKVTVVGAGFYGSTTAQRLAEYDVFDTVVITDIVEGKPAGLALDLNQSRPVEGFETTIVGVTTGPNGEGYEAIEGSDVVVITAGLPRKPGMSRMDLLETNAKIVRQVSENVAKYAPNAVVIVVSNPLDEMTALAQIATQFPKNRVLGQAGMLDTARFTNFVAEALSVPVKSVRTLTLGSHGDTMVPVPSKSTVNGKPLRDVMPAEQIEELVVKTRNGGAEVVALLKTGSAYYAPSAAAARMAKAVAEDSGDVMPVCAWVDGEYGISGVYLGVEAEIGAQGVKRVVETDLDADELAALKEAAEAVRAKQADISSL encoded by the coding sequence ATGGGTAAGAAGGTCACTGTCGTCGGGGCCGGCTTCTACGGCTCCACCACCGCACAGCGTCTGGCCGAGTACGACGTCTTCGACACCGTCGTCATCACCGACATCGTGGAGGGCAAGCCGGCGGGCCTCGCGCTGGACCTCAACCAGTCGCGGCCGGTCGAGGGCTTCGAGACCACGATCGTCGGCGTCACCACCGGCCCCAACGGTGAGGGCTACGAGGCCATCGAGGGCTCCGACGTCGTCGTCATCACCGCCGGCCTGCCGCGTAAGCCGGGCATGAGCCGGATGGACCTGCTGGAGACCAACGCCAAGATCGTCCGGCAGGTCTCCGAGAACGTCGCCAAGTACGCCCCGAACGCCGTCGTCATCGTGGTGTCGAACCCGCTCGACGAGATGACCGCGCTGGCCCAGATCGCCACGCAGTTCCCGAAGAACCGGGTGCTCGGCCAGGCCGGCATGCTCGACACCGCCCGGTTCACCAACTTCGTCGCCGAGGCGCTGAGCGTACCGGTGAAGTCGGTGCGGACCCTGACCCTCGGCTCGCACGGCGACACCATGGTCCCGGTCCCGTCCAAGAGCACCGTGAACGGCAAGCCGCTGCGCGACGTCATGCCGGCCGAGCAGATCGAGGAACTGGTCGTCAAGACCCGCAACGGTGGCGCCGAGGTCGTCGCGCTGCTGAAGACCGGCTCGGCCTACTACGCCCCGTCCGCCGCCGCGGCGCGGATGGCGAAGGCCGTGGCCGAGGACTCCGGCGACGTCATGCCGGTCTGCGCATGGGTCGACGGCGAGTACGGCATCTCCGGCGTCTACCTGGGCGTCGAGGCCGAGATCGGCGCCCAGGGCGTGAAGCGGGTCGTCGAGACCGACCTGGACGCCGACGAGCTGGCCGCCCTGAAGGAGGCCGCCGAGGCCGTCCGCGCCAAGCAGGCCGACATCTCCTCCCTCTGA
- a CDS encoding ABC transporter substrate-binding protein, with translation MRVRRLAAWTALPLAVTLGLAACGTGGGSGGASDPDAAVRIEIAEPQHLVPTNTNETSGSQVLSALFSPLVDYDEANKPHEVAADSATSSDNKVWTIKLKPGYTFHNGEKVTADNYVDAWNYGAYAPNGQNSSYFFEKIAGYEDLQGEKPKAQTLSGLKKVDDLTFTVTLTEPYVDFKTMLGYTAFYPLPKAAFSAPGVLADGYEQAPIGQGPFKMKGNWQHDAKVEVEKYDAFPGQQPKVGGVEFRIYQQPTAAYADVLSDNLDVIKTIPTENLSTAATDLGDRFQQSPASSLQVLAFPTFQKEFSKPEVRKAISMAIDRDEITKSIFKDSQQPARSFVSPVVAGYRENTIGTAGAFDPAKAKAMYEAAGGPKKIELSYNGDGGHKDWIDATCNQLKANLGVECVGNAEPKFADLLTKLKQKQSVGLFRMGWVMDYPSMENYLGPLYSTNGSSNYYGYSNPEFDRLLAEGARAATEDEAIKKYQAAEDLLAQDLPVIPLRYGQNNFGHSTKVKNVHVDLFDRVDLLKIERA, from the coding sequence ATGCGTGTTCGTAGGCTCGCGGCCTGGACCGCTCTCCCGCTCGCGGTGACCCTGGGCCTGGCGGCCTGCGGCACGGGCGGCGGCAGCGGCGGCGCAAGCGACCCCGACGCGGCCGTGCGGATCGAGATCGCCGAGCCGCAGCACCTGGTGCCGACCAACACCAACGAGACCAGTGGCTCGCAGGTGCTGTCGGCCCTGTTCAGCCCGCTCGTCGACTACGACGAGGCGAACAAGCCGCACGAGGTGGCGGCGGACTCGGCGACGTCGTCGGACAACAAGGTCTGGACGATCAAGCTGAAGCCCGGCTACACCTTCCACAACGGCGAGAAGGTCACCGCCGACAACTACGTCGACGCCTGGAACTACGGCGCGTACGCGCCGAACGGCCAGAACTCCAGCTACTTCTTCGAGAAGATCGCCGGCTACGAGGACCTCCAGGGCGAGAAGCCGAAGGCCCAGACGCTGAGCGGCCTGAAGAAGGTCGACGACCTCACCTTCACCGTGACGCTCACCGAGCCGTACGTGGACTTCAAGACCATGCTCGGCTACACCGCCTTCTACCCGCTGCCCAAGGCGGCGTTCTCCGCGCCGGGCGTGCTCGCCGACGGCTACGAGCAGGCGCCGATCGGCCAGGGCCCGTTCAAGATGAAGGGCAACTGGCAGCACGACGCCAAGGTCGAGGTGGAGAAGTACGACGCGTTCCCGGGCCAGCAGCCCAAGGTGGGTGGCGTCGAGTTCCGGATCTACCAGCAGCCGACCGCCGCGTACGCGGACGTGCTGTCGGACAACCTCGACGTGATCAAGACGATCCCGACCGAGAACCTGTCCACCGCCGCCACCGACCTCGGCGACCGGTTCCAGCAGAGCCCGGCCTCGTCGCTCCAGGTGTTGGCGTTCCCGACCTTCCAGAAGGAGTTCAGCAAGCCCGAGGTGCGCAAGGCCATCTCGATGGCGATCGACCGGGACGAGATCACCAAGTCGATCTTCAAGGACTCCCAGCAGCCGGCTCGCTCGTTCGTCTCGCCGGTGGTCGCGGGCTACCGGGAGAACACCATCGGCACCGCCGGCGCGTTCGACCCGGCCAAGGCCAAGGCCATGTACGAGGCCGCGGGCGGCCCGAAGAAGATCGAGCTGTCCTACAACGGGGACGGCGGCCACAAGGACTGGATCGACGCCACCTGCAACCAGCTCAAGGCCAACCTGGGCGTGGAGTGCGTGGGCAACGCCGAGCCGAAGTTCGCGGACCTGCTGACCAAGCTCAAGCAGAAGCAGTCGGTCGGCCTGTTCCGGATGGGCTGGGTGATGGACTACCCGTCCATGGAGAACTACCTGGGCCCGCTGTACAGCACCAACGGCTCGTCGAACTACTACGGCTACTCGAACCCGGAGTTCGACAGGCTGCTCGCCGAGGGCGCCCGCGCGGCGACCGAGGACGAGGCGATCAAGAAGTACCAGGCGGCGGAGGACCTGCTCGCGCAGGACCTGCCGGTGATCCCGCTGCGGTACGGGCAGAACAACTTCGGTCACTCGACCAAGGTCAAGAACGTCCACGTGGACCTCTTCGACCGGGTGGACCTGCTGAAGATCGAACGCGCCTGA
- a CDS encoding NADP-dependent isocitrate dehydrogenase — protein sequence MAKIKVNNPVVEIDGDEMTRIIWKQIREQLILPYLDVDLHYYDLSIQYRDETDDQVTVDAANAIKEHGVGVKCATITPDEARVEEFGLKKMWRSPNGTIRNILGGVVFREPIIMSNVPRLVPGWTKPIIIGRHAHGDQYKATDFVVPGPGKVTITYAPADGSAPMEMEVADFPGGGIAMGMYNFDESIRDFARASFRYGLDRNYPVYMSTKNTILKAYDGRFKDIFAEVFEAEFKAEFDAAGLTYEHRLIDDMVAAALKWEGGYVWACKNYDGDVQSDTVAQGFGSLGLMTSVLLSPDGRTVEAEAAHGTVTRHYRQYQKGEKTSTNPIASIYAWTRGLAHRGKLDGTPAVTEFANTLEKVIVETVEGGQMTKDLALLISRDAPWLTTDEFMNALDENLARKLAA from the coding sequence ATGGCGAAGATCAAGGTAAACAACCCGGTCGTGGAAATCGACGGCGACGAGATGACCCGGATCATCTGGAAGCAGATCCGGGAGCAGCTGATCCTGCCCTACCTCGACGTCGACCTGCACTACTACGACCTGTCGATCCAGTACCGCGACGAGACCGACGACCAGGTCACCGTCGACGCCGCCAACGCCATCAAGGAGCACGGCGTCGGCGTCAAGTGCGCCACCATCACCCCGGACGAGGCCCGGGTGGAGGAGTTCGGCCTGAAGAAGATGTGGCGGTCGCCGAACGGCACCATCCGCAACATCCTCGGCGGCGTGGTCTTCCGCGAGCCGATCATCATGTCGAACGTGCCGCGGCTCGTCCCGGGCTGGACCAAGCCGATCATCATCGGCCGGCACGCGCACGGCGACCAGTACAAGGCCACCGACTTCGTGGTCCCCGGCCCGGGCAAGGTCACCATCACCTACGCCCCGGCCGACGGCTCCGCGCCGATGGAGATGGAGGTCGCCGACTTCCCCGGCGGCGGCATCGCCATGGGCATGTACAACTTCGACGAGTCGATCCGGGACTTCGCCCGCGCCTCGTTCCGCTACGGCCTGGACCGCAACTACCCGGTCTACATGTCGACCAAGAACACCATCCTCAAGGCGTACGACGGCCGGTTCAAGGACATCTTCGCCGAGGTGTTCGAGGCCGAATTCAAGGCCGAGTTCGACGCCGCCGGCCTGACCTACGAGCACCGGCTGATCGACGACATGGTCGCCGCCGCGCTCAAGTGGGAGGGCGGTTACGTCTGGGCCTGCAAGAACTACGACGGTGACGTGCAGTCCGACACCGTCGCCCAGGGCTTCGGCTCGCTCGGCCTGATGACCTCGGTGCTGCTCTCCCCGGACGGCCGTACCGTCGAGGCCGAGGCCGCGCACGGCACGGTGACCCGGCACTACCGGCAGTACCAGAAGGGCGAGAAGACCTCGACCAACCCGATCGCGTCGATCTACGCCTGGACCCGTGGCCTGGCCCACCGGGGCAAGCTGGACGGCACCCCGGCGGTCACCGAGTTCGCGAACACGCTGGAGAAGGTCATCGTGGAGACCGTCGAGGGCGGCCAGATGACCAAGGACCTCGCGCTGCTCATCTCGCGGGACGCTCCGTGGCTGACCACCGACGAGTTCATGAACGCGCTCGACGAGAACCTGGCCCGCAAGCTCGCGGCCTGA
- the galT gene encoding galactose-1-phosphate uridylyltransferase — protein sequence MKRTQIELADGRELIYFDERDDAVRDQPDRRDLPPPPPASQLRHDPLTDEWVAVAVHRQTRTFLPPADQCPLCPSRADRHSEIPAPDYDVVVFENRFPSLSQRPADEPAQITPFTPVRPGLGRCEVVCFTDDHNASFARLSPLRVRTVLDALADRTAALSELPGVEQVFPFENRGVEIGVTLHHPHGQIYAYPFVTPRTRSLLAAARRHAERTGGNLYADVLAAERAAGDRVVASNEHWTAYVPAAARWPFEVHVAPHRPVPDIPALDDAERDAFGPLYLDLLRRFDGLFDMPMPYIAAWHQAPVRVDRELGHLHLQLFSVRRAKDKLKYLAGSESGMGVFINDIAPERAAELLRTA from the coding sequence GTGAAGCGTACGCAGATCGAGCTGGCCGACGGCCGTGAGCTGATCTACTTCGACGAGCGGGACGACGCGGTGCGCGACCAGCCGGACCGACGGGACCTGCCCCCACCGCCGCCCGCCTCCCAACTGCGCCACGACCCGCTGACCGACGAGTGGGTGGCGGTGGCGGTGCACCGGCAGACCCGCACCTTCCTGCCGCCCGCCGACCAGTGCCCGCTCTGCCCCTCCCGCGCCGACCGGCATAGCGAGATCCCGGCGCCCGACTACGACGTGGTCGTCTTCGAGAACCGGTTCCCGTCGCTGAGCCAACGCCCGGCCGACGAGCCGGCCCAGATCACGCCGTTCACCCCGGTCCGGCCCGGGCTCGGCCGATGCGAGGTGGTCTGCTTCACCGACGACCACAACGCGTCCTTCGCCCGCCTCTCCCCGCTGCGGGTGCGCACCGTGCTGGACGCGCTCGCCGACCGCACCGCCGCGCTGAGCGAGCTGCCCGGCGTGGAGCAGGTGTTCCCGTTCGAGAACCGGGGTGTGGAGATCGGGGTGACGCTGCACCACCCGCACGGCCAGATCTACGCGTACCCGTTCGTCACGCCGCGGACCCGGAGCCTGCTGGCCGCCGCCCGGCGGCACGCCGAGCGCACCGGGGGCAACCTCTACGCCGACGTGCTGGCCGCCGAGCGGGCCGCCGGCGACCGGGTGGTGGCGAGCAACGAACACTGGACCGCGTACGTGCCGGCGGCGGCCCGCTGGCCGTTCGAGGTGCACGTGGCCCCGCACCGCCCGGTGCCGGACATCCCGGCGCTCGACGACGCCGAGCGCGACGCCTTCGGCCCGCTCTACCTCGACCTGCTGCGTCGCTTCGACGGGCTGTTCGACATGCCGATGCCCTACATCGCCGCCTGGCACCAGGCGCCGGTGCGCGTCGACCGGGAACTGGGCCACCTGCACCTGCAGTTGTTCAGCGTCCGGCGCGCGAAGGACAAGCTGAAGTACCTGGCCGGTTCCGAGTCCGGCATGGGCGTGTTCATCAACGACATCGCCCCGGAGCGCGCCGCCGAACTGCTGCGCACCGCGTGA